In the Scylla paramamosain isolate STU-SP2022 chromosome 14, ASM3559412v1, whole genome shotgun sequence genome, one interval contains:
- the LOC135106717 gene encoding tigger transposable element-derived protein 1-like has translation MGPKKDSDKGKAKRKTVRTTIELKKEIIAKYESGVRVSDLTSQYEMAKSTISTILKHKEVLKKADVAMGVTAISKQRPQIMEEMEKLLLIFTKEKMLSGDRISEALICEKALQIYEDLLKTTGGESASSFTFKASKGWFEKFRHRTGIHRVTRHGEAASSDKAAAEKYVTEFSETIKAEEYVPEQVFNCDETGLFWKKLPANTYITKEETKMPGHKPMKDRLTLLLCANASGDCKIKPLLVYHSDNLRVFKRNNIIKTKLPVMWRANTKSWVTRQFYAEWIHEVFAPQVKAYLIEKKLQLKCLLVMDNAPAHPPGLEDDLTDEYSFIKVKFLPPNTTPLLQPMDQQVIANFKKLYTKALFRKCFDVTCDTQLTLREFWKDHFNILNCVNIIDQAWGNVTYRTLKSAWRKLWPECVPERDFEGFQYEAGPSTAAVIPAGTCTTEENAVMEDILSMGRSMGIEVNREDIDELVEGHSSELTTEELLYLQQQQQQDLVQEQESSEDEDVREEASSAVINDMCAKWGELQAFVEKYHPDTAVSNHAVIIFNDTVMAHFRKIVQKRQKQLTMDRFLLKEKRKATAQPDSPPRKRERREKTPEGALPSVIMEGDSPSKE, from the coding sequence ATGGGTCCAAAGAAAGACAGTGATAAGGGGAaggcaaagaggaaaacagtgagGACCACTATTGaactgaagaaggaaattatagcaaaaTATGAAAGTGGTGTACGAGTGTCCGACCTCACGTCGCAGTACGAAATGGCAAAGTCAACCATTTCCACTATCTTGAAGCATAAGGAAGTGTTAAAGAAAGCTGATGTTGCAATGGGAGTGACAGCAATTAGTAAGCAAAGGCCTCAGAtaatggaagaaatggagaagttGCTTCTTATCTTCACCAAGGAAAAGATGTTGTCAGGGGACCGCATTAGTGAAGCTCTCATCTGCGAAAAAGCTCTTCAAATTTACGAAGATCTATTGAAAACTACTGGAGGTGAAAGTGCTAGTTCATTTACTTTCAAGGCAAGCAAGGGATGGTTTGAAAAATTTAGACATAGAACGGGAATTCATAGAGTTACCAGGCATGGGGAGGCAGCCAGTTCGGACAAAGCAGCGGCTGAGAAATATGTTACAGAATTCAGCGAGACCATCAAGGCTGAAGAGTATGTTCCTGAACAAGTGTTTAACTGTGACGAGACCGGCCTGTTTTGGAAGAAATTGCCGGCCAATACGTACATCACAAAGGAGGAGACAAAAATGCCTGGTCACAAGCCTATGAAGGACAGGCTAACGCTGTTATTGTGTGCCAATGCTAGTGGAGACTGTAAGATCAAGCCCTTATTAGTGTATCATTCAGACAATCTCCGTGTATTCAAGAGAAATAACATCATAAAAACTAAGTTACCAGTTATGTGGCGAGCTAACACTAAGTCGTGGGTCACAAGACAATTTTATGCTGAATGGATCCATGAAGTGTTTGCTCCCCAAGTTAAGGCATACCTCATAGAAAAGAAGTTGCAATTAAAATGCCTTTTAGTGATGGACAATGCCCCTGCACACCCTCCAGGTCTAGAGGATGACTTAACAGATGAATACAGTTTCATCAAGGTGAAGTTCTTGCCCCCCAATACTACTCCCTTACTCCAGCCTATGGACCAACAGGTAATTGCTAACTTTAAAAAACTGTACACCAAGGCCCTCTTCCGAAAGTGTTTTGATGTGACATGTGATACCCAGTTGACCCTTAGAGAATTTTGGAAGGATCACTTTAATATCCTCAATTGTGTTAACATAATAGACCAAGCTTGGGGTAACGTCACTTATAGGACATTAAAATCTGCATGGCGAAAACTTTGGCCTGAGTGTGTACCTGAGAGGGACTTCGAGGGTTTCCAGTATGAGGCTGGTCCAAGCACTGCTGCTGTTATTCCTGCTGGTACATGTACTACTGAAGAAAATGCTGTCATGGAGGACATTCTTTCCATGGGAAGAAGTATGGGCATTGAGGTCAACAGGGAGGACATCGATGAGCTTGTGGAAGGCCACTCTTCTGAGTTGACCACAGAAGAGTTATTGTACctgcaacaacagcaacagcaagattTGGTTCAGGAGCAGGAATCCTCAGAAGATGAGGATGTAAGAGAGGAGGCTTCCAGTGCAGTGATCAATGACATGTGTGCTAAGTGGGGTGAGTTGCAGGCGTTTGTTGAAAAATACCATCCTGATACAGCAGTCAGTAACCATGCTGTGATAATTTTCAATGACACTGTTATGGCGCACTTCCGAAAAATAGTGCAGAAAAGGCAGAAGCAACTGACAATGGACAGGTTCCTtcttaaagaaaagaggaaggctaCTGCCCAGCCAGATTCACCtccacggaagagagagagaagggagaaaacccCTGAAGGCGCGTTACCTAGCGTCATCATGGAAGGGGATTCCCCTTCCAAGGAGtaa